The window TAAAGTGATACGGATAAAATCAAGTGGAAGATCTTTATCGGTAGTTGTTCCAAAAATAACTTCAGCACTGTCATCAACACTTTTTTGTACTACATCCATTGCTGAACTGATCTCCATAAATGGGAATTCAGGGTGCATATTGAAGTGAACCAAAACTCCTAATGCACCATTAATAGACATATTGTCGAGCAACGGAGATTCGATTGCATTTTTAATCGCTTCATAAGCTGCATTATCACCTTGGTATTCGCCCACACCCATAAGCGCCAAACCACGATGACTCATAACAGTTTGTAAGTCGGCAAAGTCAAGGTTAATATCATCTTCACCGCTTGCTAAAATCACACCCGATGTACCGCTAACAGCGCGAGCAAGTACGCTATCAACGATTTTAAAGCTCTCTTTGATTCCGAGTTTTGGATCAATAATAGAGAGGAGTTTGTCGTTAGGGATAACAACAATAGAATCGGATTCGTTTTTAAGTTCTTCGAGCCCCTCTTCAGCGAGCTTAAGACGCTTACGACCTTCAAAAGCAAACGGTTTAGTAACTACAGCGATGGTTAATGCACCTATCTCTTTTGCAATTTTTGCAATAATCGGCGCTGCACCTGTACCGGTTCCCCCACCAAGTCCTGCAGCTACGAAAACGATATCGGCACCTTCAAGAACACGACGTAAATCTTCATAACTCTCTAATGCAGACTCTTTACCCACTTCAGGTTTCATCCCTGCACCCAACCCTTTGGTGAGTTTAGCACCCAATTGGATTTTGATTGCAGCAGAACCTTGTTCAAGTACTTGAGCATCCGTATTGGCAATGATAAGTTCGATTCCAGGGATTTGCTCTTTGAGCATATAACCGATCATGTTACCGCCGCCGCCGCCGACACCGACTGCAACGATCCGTGCTCCTGTTAATGATGATGATTCGTTAATTGAAAATAATGGTTCCATATTTGCTCCTTGGTGTGATTAAAATAATTGAGTTGCCCAATTCCAAAACTTGGCGATAGGATTGGGCTCTTCGTTTTGACGATTGGTACTGTTTCCGATATTGACCATTGTGGATGGTTCAGCTTTTACTTTACTCTCCTCTTTTGGTGCACTTTTATGTGTTGGATCTGGTGTGACATTTTTAGGTGGTGGTGTCGGTGCCGCATAAGAGGGGATCGAATACTCTATTTCCTCTTCAATTTGTGGGGCATTATACGGTAATGGCTCTTCTCCGGAATAACGCATACGTTTGTTGACATCAATCTCATAGCGTGTATAGTGACCTGCTGCATATTTAATTAATCCTACAGCACCGGAATAGGAAGGATCACGTAGAGTATCAAATAATCCACCCATGTCAGATGGCCGCGCTAAACGAACCGGCATATTATCAAGAATAGCCACTGCTAGCTCTCGTAATCCTTCGATTTTTGTAAATCCTCCGGTTAAAACAACTCCTGCACCCATATGCTCTTTTAAGCCGCTTTTTTCGATGGACTGAGCGATAATCATCAAGGTCTCTTCGACACGGGCATAAATAACGTTATGTACTACTTCTAAGGAGACTTCATGGGTGGCATTTTCATCACCGATAACCGGAAGCTCAATAAGATCGTTACTCGGTGTATAGAGAGAACCGTAGTTCATTTTAACATTATCAGCGGTTTGCAATGGTGTATGTAATGCCATCGAGAGATCATTGGTGATGTGGTTAGAACCGACACCGAGGAAATCATTATAACGGAGTGCATGTCCTGCGTGGATAACGATATTGCTCGTGTTACCACCCATATCGACTACAGCCGCACCAAGTTCTCTTTCATCTTGATTCAAAACGGCGATAGCAGAAGCATAACCACTAAGTACAACTCCATCTACTTCAACTCCGGCAGCTTTTACCGCTTTGCGCAAGTTATGTAGATTACTTTTGACGGTAGTGATAATGTGGGTTTCAACTTCCAGTCGTGCGGCATTCATCCCCAATGGATCTTCGATAAAATCTTGATCGTCCACTTTAAAGTTGTAAGGGAGGGCATGTAAGACTTCAAACTCATTAGGGATATTTGCGTTGTATAAAGAGGTATGCATAACGCGACTAATCTCTTTAATGGTAATCTCTTTTTCAGGGATATTGACAATACCGCTAGAATTTAAACTTTTTGTATAGGCACCAGAGATAGAGACAATAGCACTTTTGAGATCGGTTCCGGCAACACGTTTAGCATCTTCGAGGGCATTTTTAATTGATTTGGATGCCAACTCAATATTGGTGATACTCCCTTTGCGAAGACCTTGTGCTTTGGCAATACCAGCTCCGATGATGTGAGCGTTATTATCTTTATCTATTTCGGCGATGATGGCACAGACTTTCGTCGAACCGATGTCGATGGCTAAAACCGTTCGTTTCAAAATCAGATCCCCTCTACATAGATTTTAACTGGATATTTACTCTCAAGTGATTTGAGCAGTTTTTGATTAAGTAAATTTCCTTTTAGCTTCATAACGGCGTTATCATCAGCTACTGTTCCATCTTGAAGCAACTTTTGTTCCAAAACGTTATAAAGTATAACATTTCCACTCTTAAGCGTTGAAAACCCTTGTTTTTGTTTGGACTCAAACAATTTGTTAATAAATTCAGAGGATTCTTCCGCTGACAATCCCGATAGTGGGGCAGTTTGCTTACGGGTGATAAAGTCACTAACCGTTCCACTAAATGTTTTATAACTGTTTTGCGCTAACTCTTGTAACTTCCCTTTTTTCATCTCTGCACTATAGGCTATGTTAGCTTCGTTTTTAGCTTCTTCATATGTTTTTGGAGAAGAAGGATTTTTCTTTTCAAGTTTAATAATCACGTATTGATTGTTCACTTTACGAGGTTTCAGATATGGTTTGTCGTTATTTAACCCTTCTATCTCTTTGAGCAGTTCAGGAGAGAAGAGTGTTGAATCAGAAGCGATTTTCATTTTTTCAACTGTTACAGAAGGATCTAATGAACCTTTTTTAAAATCGATATAACGGCGCAGAGCCTCTTTTTCCGCATCTTCATCTTTGAGGGTTGGATCAATTTTCGGATGGGCTACCGAGAGCTCAAAATTAGCAGGATTTTTGAAGTTGTTTTTGTTTTTTTCCCAATATGCTTTGAGTGCCGCTTCGTCGGCTGTAACGATTACAGAATTAGGGGTGAGAAGTTTGTATTCTACTTTATCAGAAACTCCCATAGCATACCCAAGTGACTCTTTTTCTAATGGTGCTGTTGCAGGGGCAAAAAGATAGAGGGTTTTTTGGATGAGCAGTTCGCGACGCATAGCAATTTCATACTCTTTAATACTCATATGATTTTGTTTTAGAACCTCTTCATAGCTCTGTTTATTAAATTGCCCGTTTTTGGTAAAAACGTTTTGTGATTTTATGAGTTTGAGTAGTTCTTCATCATTGATTTGAACGTTATAGCTTTGTGCGAGATTTAAAATGAGTGCTTGATCAACCAAATTTTTAAGTGCTTGTCGTTGAAGCCCAAATTGTTTTGCTTTAGCTTCGTCAAGTTTTCCTTGAAAAAGTTGATTGTACTGATTAAAGAGATTGGTGTAACTTTTTTGAAGCTCTTGTTGAGTGATAGAGATGTTTCCTACTTTAGCAACTGCTCCTGCTTTATCGCCGTAATCGTATTGTCCCCATCCTACAAAACCGGCACCGATAAAGGCAATGGTTGAAATCCAAATTGTTATGACGAGATATTTTCGGTGGCGTTGCATCCAAGTAATCATATGTGTGTGAACCTTCAATATGTAAATTATGGTGTAAAATTAGGATATTCTAGTGCGTTTAGCATTAAACTTCTATGAAAATAATAGAAGAATAACAGATGTTAGTCGATTTATGGTAAAAAATGATAAAGATTAGGAAGAAAAATGGACAATAGTATCATTTCACAACGCGATATGGATGTGTTGTGGCATCCGTGTACCCAAATGAAAGATCACGAGTCATTTCCGATTATACCGATTTCACGGGGATATGGGGTGATATTAGAGGATTTTGAGGGGAACCAATATATTGATGCAATCAGCAGTTGGTGGGTTAATCTTTTCGGTCATCGAAACGAGTACATTAACACCAAAATGAAAGAGCAGTTAGAGTCGTTAGAACACGTCATTTTAGCAGGATTTACTCATGAGCCTATTGTTCGTCTCTCAGAGCGTTTAGTGACACTGGCACCTGTAGGTTTGAGTCGATGTTTTTATGCAGATAATGGCTCTAGTGCGATAGAAGTAGCACTAAAAATGTCTTATCATAGCCATCGAAATAGGGGAACTAACAAGGCGTTATTCGTCTCTCTCTCCAACAGCTATCACGGTGAAACGTTGGGGGCACTTTCGGTCGGGGATGTTGCCCTTTATAAAGAGACCTATGAGCCGTTATTAATCCGCTCTATCCAAACTCCCGTCCCTAAAAATCAATCCCAAGAGGCGGCATTAGAGGCGATTGAAGCTTTTGAAGCTCTTTTGCAAAAGAGAGCAGATGAGATAGCCGCTCTCATTGTCGAGCCGTTGGTGCAGGGGGCAGGGGGGATGGTGATGTATCATCCTCACTTTTTGAGTCGTGCAAAAGAGTTATGCAAAGCCTACGGTGTCCATTTTATTGCCGATGAAATTATGGTGGGATTTGGACGGACGGGGACACTGTTCGCGTGCGAACAAGCAAACATAACCCCCGATTTTTTAATCCTCTCCAAAGGGCTTACAGGTGGATATCTCCCTTTATCTGTTGTCCTTACTACGGAGGATATTTATCAACAGTTTTATTGTGAATATGACCCTTATCGTACCTTTTTGCACTCACACAGTTATACCGGAAATGCACTCGCTTGTGCCGCTGCCAACGCAACACTCGATATTTTTGAACAGAACAACGTTATTGAATCAAACCGTCATTTATCTGCGGTTATGG of the Sulfuricurvum sp. genome contains:
- a CDS encoding adenosylmethionine--8-amino-7-oxononanoate transaminase, which gives rise to MDNSIISQRDMDVLWHPCTQMKDHESFPIIPISRGYGVILEDFEGNQYIDAISSWWVNLFGHRNEYINTKMKEQLESLEHVILAGFTHEPIVRLSERLVTLAPVGLSRCFYADNGSSAIEVALKMSYHSHRNRGTNKALFVSLSNSYHGETLGALSVGDVALYKETYEPLLIRSIQTPVPKNQSQEAALEAIEAFEALLQKRADEIAALIVEPLVQGAGGMVMYHPHFLSRAKELCKAYGVHFIADEIMVGFGRTGTLFACEQANITPDFLILSKGLTGGYLPLSVVLTTEDIYQQFYCEYDPYRTFLHSHSYTGNALACAAANATLDIFEQNNVIESNRHLSAVMGRELGRFENFSGVKEIRQCGMIAAIELGGIDPSERIGVKIHRHCLALGVLIRPLGNVIYVMPPYVISESELVTVFDAIESALNTYIV
- the ftsZ gene encoding cell division protein FtsZ; translated protein: MEPLFSINESSSLTGARIVAVGVGGGGGNMIGYMLKEQIPGIELIIANTDAQVLEQGSAAIKIQLGAKLTKGLGAGMKPEVGKESALESYEDLRRVLEGADIVFVAAGLGGGTGTGAAPIIAKIAKEIGALTIAVVTKPFAFEGRKRLKLAEEGLEELKNESDSIVVIPNDKLLSIIDPKLGIKESFKIVDSVLARAVSGTSGVILASGEDDINLDFADLQTVMSHRGLALMGVGEYQGDNAAYEAIKNAIESPLLDNMSINGALGVLVHFNMHPEFPFMEISSAMDVVQKSVDDSAEVIFGTTTDKDLPLDFIRITLVATGFEKKATQGINNSEFENKEIAVKPRVVVRPAMVANGDYSEDFLDVPTFMRQQKD
- the ftsA gene encoding cell division protein FtsA, whose product is MKRTVLAIDIGSTKVCAIIAEIDKDNNAHIIGAGIAKAQGLRKGSITNIELASKSIKNALEDAKRVAGTDLKSAIVSISGAYTKSLNSSGIVNIPEKEITIKEISRVMHTSLYNANIPNEFEVLHALPYNFKVDDQDFIEDPLGMNAARLEVETHIITTVKSNLHNLRKAVKAAGVEVDGVVLSGYASAIAVLNQDERELGAAVVDMGGNTSNIVIHAGHALRYNDFLGVGSNHITNDLSMALHTPLQTADNVKMNYGSLYTPSNDLIELPVIGDENATHEVSLEVVHNVIYARVEETLMIIAQSIEKSGLKEHMGAGVVLTGGFTKIEGLRELAVAILDNMPVRLARPSDMGGLFDTLRDPSYSGAVGLIKYAAGHYTRYEIDVNKRMRYSGEEPLPYNAPQIEEEIEYSIPSYAAPTPPPKNVTPDPTHKSAPKEESKVKAEPSTMVNIGNSTNRQNEEPNPIAKFWNWATQLF
- a CDS encoding peptidylprolyl isomerase; the encoded protein is MITWMQRHRKYLVITIWISTIAFIGAGFVGWGQYDYGDKAGAVAKVGNISITQQELQKSYTNLFNQYNQLFQGKLDEAKAKQFGLQRQALKNLVDQALILNLAQSYNVQINDEELLKLIKSQNVFTKNGQFNKQSYEEVLKQNHMSIKEYEIAMRRELLIQKTLYLFAPATAPLEKESLGYAMGVSDKVEYKLLTPNSVIVTADEAALKAYWEKNKNNFKNPANFELSVAHPKIDPTLKDEDAEKEALRRYIDFKKGSLDPSVTVEKMKIASDSTLFSPELLKEIEGLNNDKPYLKPRKVNNQYVIIKLEKKNPSSPKTYEEAKNEANIAYSAEMKKGKLQELAQNSYKTFSGTVSDFITRKQTAPLSGLSAEESSEFINKLFESKQKQGFSTLKSGNVILYNVLEQKLLQDGTVADDNAVMKLKGNLLNQKLLKSLESKYPVKIYVEGI